The following coding sequences lie in one Zingiber officinale cultivar Zhangliang chromosome 2B, Zo_v1.1, whole genome shotgun sequence genomic window:
- the LOC122046239 gene encoding cytokinin riboside 5'-monophosphate phosphoribohydrolase LOG8-like encodes MREMGDETGSEFKRICVFCGSNSGNRTVFSDAAVELGRQLVKKRIDLVYGGGSVGLMGLISQTVFDGGCHVLGVIPKALVPIEISGETVGEVKVVSNMHERKAVMAGQADAFIALPGGYGTMEEVMEMITWSQLGIHNKPVGLLNVDGYYNSLLELFDNGVREGFIKPASRHIVISSPNATELLAKMELYTPLHQEVVPRQSWEVVNL; translated from the exons ATGAGAGAGATGGGCGACGAGACTGGAAGCGAGTTCAAGCGGATTTGCGTCTTCTGCGGAAGCAACTCCGGCAACCGAACCGTCTTCAGCGATGCGGCTGTGGAGCTGGGCCGTCAACTG GTAAAGAAGAGAATCGATTTAGTTTATGGAGGTGGAAGCGTGGGATTAATGGGGCTGATTTCCCAGACAGTTTTTGATGGTGGATGCCATGTTCTTGG GGTCATTCCTAAAGCTCTTGTTCCAATTGAG ATTTCAGGGGAAACAGTAGGTGAGGTAAAGGTGGTTTCTAATATGCATGAGAGAAAAGCTGTGATGGCTGGACAAGCTGATGCATTCATTGCACTTCCTG GAGGATATGGAACAATGGAAGAGGTGATGGAGATGATAACATGGTCACAACTTGGAATTCATAATAAACCA GTTGGTTTGTTAAATGTTGATGGCTACTACAATTCCTTGCTTGAACTATTTGACAATGGAGTGAGAGAAGGTTTTATTAAGCCGGCTTCTAGGCACATCGTTATTTCTTCTCCGAATGCAACTGAATTGCTTGCGAAAATGGAG CTATACACTCCCTTGCATCAAGAGGTTGTTCCAAGGCAGAGCTGGGAGGTTGTGAATTTATGA